A region from the Cherax quadricarinatus isolate ZL_2023a chromosome 55, ASM3850222v1, whole genome shotgun sequence genome encodes:
- the LOC138854348 gene encoding uncharacterized protein, which produces MKSLVLSAFVFCFFVLVQEKVHGVRNALNDGQERTVVDLHKRNRGADPDNNGEKVDRNSRIKGDGRRHYSISDVNAGDDRDVEAGEGIRHQGKNFEKRSRNKSQQEAGRVKAEGKSRVQENRNSNSAVNGEKHRWTKNEKKSSIKKRRKQPISRKRVSEIRKKENGRPKDGKKRRGGNGKDRVIKNGAKRRVKKKKSNFQDSKYHEKKNEKKNRLSKKVGISSNTKKNSKVKKFTVERKNNDGKKQNKKPHIKSKQLKNKKIKNGNRQKIKILKSKKVQSKKHQRKEPARKSKKIQKKKDNNKGNIKKSNKYGKTLIKSGNRLKNNRKGNENMKGNNSRKKAKQLQNNPKKNKSTKDSKKGKNNSNKRERNKEKIFQKANKGEVKKVAQQKKGKGSGEQGGHHSGGGGGYGGGGGGGGSYGGGDNYGSKKKCKTPKKCTKAGGKCQPKNKCKTKVAAGKCKGTSCECCLSSCAYKPKKKCEKYKGVCKKKCDAKERQISKGCMKKKCICCAKACKPTQECTAHGGYCVEKKSSCHGHVDKDGCRGAKCLCCYPKSYQHRTTTTSKMNLTTTVPLNQTTSVTNANATTSATKASATTSVTNANATTSVINVNATTSVINVNATTSVINVNVTTSVINVNVTTSVINVNATTSATNANVTTSATNANATTSATNANVTTSATNANATTPATNANVTTSATNANATTSATNANATTSATNANATTSATNANATTSATNANATTSATNANATTSATNANATTSATNANATTSATNANATTSATNANATTSATIANTTTSATNANTTTSATNANATTSATNVTTTAAVATTTTSASNSTDTTTTTTSASTTTPTTTTSTTTTTTTTPTTTTSTTSTSTSTSTTSTTTTTTTSTSTSTTTTTTTTANATLANLTAELNTLLNALNSTNTAIAALQTLQSALTALVAAVNSSITGRRKRDAAQDLMTIQQVSLSITTAIAQGNYTGLDSLISQLNSLVSSVQQITQSVLNNTLTVDSTLLNAASSSLTSVSSTLTTANVSANNLTSSISDVQQSLSQLGVSTVTIPAVPPIPSTTTIAVASETTTAAATTTAAATTTAAAITTTVASTTATTAGATSTDTTTTNASTSSDTTTTSDTTATSDTTITSDTTTSGTTSDTTITSDTTTSGTTSDTTITTSDTTTSGTTSDTTITTSDTTTSGTTSDTTITTSDTTTSDTTTTDTTTTDTTTDTTTSTSTLLGGRR; this is translated from the exons ATGAAGTCTTTGGTTTTAAGTGCATTTgtcttttgtttttttgttttggtGCAG gaAAAAGTACACGGAGTGAGAAATGCATTAAATGATGGGCAAGAGAGAACAGTTGTAGATCTGCATAAGAGGAACAGAGGCGCTGACCCTGACAACAATGGTGAAAAAGTTGACAGGAACAGCAGGATAAAAGGTGATGGAAGACGCCACTACAGTATCAGTGATGTTAATGCTGGTGACGACAGAGATGTGGAAGCAGGAGAAGGAATAAGACACCAGGGCAAGAATTTTGAAAAGCGTAGTCGCAATAAGAGCCAACAGGAAGCTGGTCGCGTCAAGGCTGAGGGAAAGAGTCGTGTTCAGGaaaacaggaacagcaacagtgcTGTGAATGGAGAGAAACATCGCTGGACAAAGAACGAGAAAAAATCCAGCATTAAGAAGAGAAGGAAACAACCAATTAGTAGGAAACGTGTCTCTGaaataagaaagaaagaaaacgGTCGTCCTAAGGATGGTAAAAAGCGTCGTGGTGGAAATGGGAAAGATCGAGTCATCAAGAATGGAGCAAAACGTCGAGTCAAGAAAAAGAAAAGCAACTTCCAAGACAGCAAATATCACGAAAAGAAGAATGAGAAAAAGAATCGTCTCTCCAAGAAAGTGGGAATAAGCAGTAACACCAAGAAAAACTCCAAGGTAAAGAAATTCACAGTTGAGAGAAAGAATAACGATGGGAAGAAACAAAATAAGAAACCACATATTAAATCAAAACAactgaaaaacaaaaaaataaagaaCGGTAACCGCCAGAAAATAAAAATCTTAAAGTCAAAGAAAGTTCAATCAAAAAAACACCAAAGGAAGGAACCAGCGAGAAAGAGTAAAAAAATTCAAAAGAAAAAAGATAATAACAAAGGCAACATTAAGAAGTCTAATAAATATGGAAAGACGCTAATCAAAAGTGGCAATAGGCTTAAGAATAATAGAAAAGGAAATGAAAATATGAAGGGAAACAATAGCAGAAAGAAGGCAAAACAACTGCAAAACAACCCGAAGAAAAACAAAAGTACCAAAGACAGCAAGAAAGGGaaaaacaatagtaataaacgagaacgaaataaagaaaaaatatttcAGAAAGCTAATAAAGGGGAAGTAAAGAAAGTGGCTCAACAaaagaaagggaagggaagtggCGAACAAGGAGGACATCACTCTGGCGGCGGCGGAGGCTAtggcggaggaggaggcggcggTGGCAGCTATGGCGGCGGCGATAATTACGGCTCCAAAAAAAAGTGTAAAACCCCCAAAAAGTGCACTAAAGCTGGCGGGAAGTGCCAGCCCAAGAACAAGTGCAAAACCAAAGTGGCTGCGGGCAAGTGCAAGGGGACCTCTTGCGAGTGCTGTCTCTCAT CTTGTGCATATAAGCCCAAAAAGAAATGCGAGAAATACAAGGGTGTGTGTAAGAAGAAGTGTGACGCTAAAGAGCGACAGATTTCCAAGGGTTGCATGAAGAAGAAATGTATTTGTTGTGCCAAGGCTTGCAAGCCCACACAAGAGTGTACGGCTCACGGAGGTTATTGTGTAGAGAAGAAGTCATCTTGTCATGGGCATGTCGACAAAGATGGCTGCAGGGGAGCGAAATGCCTCTGTTGTTATCCAA AATCGTATCAACACCGAACTACAACCACGTCAAAGATGAACCTAACAACTACAGTGCCATTAAACCAGACAACCTCAGTAACCAATGCTAATGCAACAACCTCAGCAACTAAAGCCAGTGCAACAACCTCAGTAACTAATGCCAATGCAACAACCTCAGTAATCAATGTCAATGCAACAACCTCAGTAATCAATGTCAATGCAACAACCTCAGTAATCAATGTCAATGTAACAACCTCAGTAATCAATGTCAATGTAACAACCTCAGTAATCAATGTTAACGCAACAACCTCAGCAACTAATGCCAATGTAACAACCTCAGCAACTAATGCCAACGCAACAACCTCAGCAACCAATGCCAACGTAACAACCTCAGCAACTAATGCCAACGCAACAACCCCAGCAACCAATGCCAACGTAACAACCTCAGCAACCAATGCCAACGCGACAACCTCAGCAACCAATGCCAATGCAACAACCTCAGCAACCAATGCCAACGCGACAACCTCAGCAACCAATGCCAATGCAACAACCTCAGCAACCAATGCCAACGCGACAACCTCAGCAACCAATGCCAACGCAACAACCTCAGCAACCAATGCCAACGCAACAACCTCAGCAACAAATGCCAACGCAACAACCTCAGCAACAAATGCCAACGCAACAACCTCAGCAACAAATGCCAACGCGACAACCTCAGCAACCATTGCCAATACAACAACCTCAGCAACCAATGCCAATACAACAACCTCAGCAACCAATGCCAACGCGACAACCTCAGCAACGAATGTAACAACCACGGCTGCTGTTGCGACTACCACAACCTCTGCATCTAACTCAACAGACACAACTACGACTACAACCTCAGcatctaccaccacccctacaaccacaacatccaccactacaactaccacgactacccctacaaccactacatccaccacttCAACTTCTACATCTACGTCTACAAcatccactaccacaaccactacaacctcaacatccacctcaactactacaactacaaccacaaccgcCAATGCAACACTAGCTAATCTAACCGCAGAGCTCAACACACTGCTCAACGCATTAAATTCAACAAACACAGCGATTGCAGCTCTTCAAACCCTTCAAAGCGCGCTCACTGCTCTTGTAGCCGCAGTAAATTCTTCAATTACCGGAAGGAGAAAACGAGATGCCGCACAGGATCTCATGACCATTCAACAAGTCTCTTTAAGTATAACTACTGCGATAGCACAAGGGAATTACACCGGTCTAGACAGTCTGATCAGCCAGTTGAACTCTCTGGTTTCATCAGTGCAGCAAATTACACAATCCGTGCTCAATAACACATTAACAGTCGATTCCACCCTGTTAAATGCTGCGTCATCATCTCTCACCAGCGTCAGCTCTACTTTGACCACTGCGAATGTGTCAGCAAATAACCTAACGAGTTCTATCAGTGACGTACAACAAAGCCTGTCCCAGCTGGGGGTATCGACTGTTACCATACCGGCTGTCCCACCCATACCAAGCACAACAACGATTGCAGTCGCTTCTGAGACTACAACAGCTGCTGCGACTACAACAGCTGCTGCCACTACAACAGCTGCTGCCATTACAACAACAGTTGCTTCGACAACTGCAACTACAGCTGGCGCTACATCAACTGATACTACAACAACTAACGCTTCAACATCTAGTGACACTACAACAACAAGTGACACTACAGCAACAAGTGACACTACAATAACAAGTGATACTACAACAAGTGGCACTACAAGTGACACTACAATAACAAGTGATACTACAACAAGTGGCACTACAAGtgacactacaataacaacaagtgATACTACAACAAGTGGCACTACAAGtgacactacaataacaacaagtgATACTACAACAAGTGGCACTACAAGtgacactacaataacaacaagtgATACTACAACAAGTGACACTACAACAACTGACACTACAACAACTGACACTACAACTGACACTACAACATCGACTTCCACACTCTTAGGAGGAAGAAGGTAA